A region from the Deltaproteobacteria bacterium genome encodes:
- a CDS encoding SDR family oxidoreductase: MRLENKVALITGAGGGIGRAIAERFAEEGAKVVVNDISGSTVKETAEGIRAKGGSAIPIQGDTSRESDVEKAVALAVDTYGGLDILVNNAGIEVWKLVHEMTVEEWERVMSVNMRGVFLMSKHAVRQMIAQDRGGAIVNLSSAGGLVGLPQLGVYCASKHGVIGLTKTMALELRAHNIRINAMCPSFIDTEMVSRSFDLLRSQGVLIDDLLVQLSGRLGTTREVANLALFLASDESSFINGAAVPIDNACTAQ, translated from the coding sequence ATGCGTTTGGAAAACAAAGTTGCTTTAATAACCGGGGCAGGGGGCGGCATAGGCCGGGCCATAGCCGAACGTTTTGCCGAAGAAGGCGCCAAGGTGGTGGTCAATGATATCAGCGGCAGCACGGTTAAAGAAACCGCTGAAGGCATCAGAGCCAAGGGCGGGAGCGCCATCCCGATTCAGGGAGACACCAGCCGGGAGAGTGATGTGGAAAAGGCGGTAGCCCTGGCCGTCGATACTTACGGGGGCTTGGATATCCTGGTCAATAATGCCGGGATAGAGGTCTGGAAACTGGTCCATGAAATGACCGTAGAGGAATGGGAACGGGTGATGAGTGTCAACATGAGAGGGGTCTTCCTCATGTCCAAGCATGCCGTCCGCCAGATGATCGCCCAGGACCGGGGAGGGGCAATCGTCAATCTTTCTTCGGCCGGAGGTCTGGTCGGTCTTCCCCAGTTGGGGGTCTACTGCGCCTCGAAACACGGCGTTATCGGGTTGACCAAGACCATGGCCCTGGAGCTTCGGGCCCATAACATCAGGATCAATGCCATGTGTCCCTCTTTTATCGATACTGAAATGGTCAGCCGATCCTTTGACCTGCTTAGAAGCCAGGGAGTTCTTATCGATGATCTGCTGGTCCAGTTGTCTGGTCGCCTGGGCACTACCAGGGAGGTTGCTAATCTGGCTCTATTTTTAGCCAGCGATGAATCATCCTTTATAAACGGTGCGGCCGTGCCCATCGATAACGCCTGTACGGCTCAGTAG
- a CDS encoding ABC transporter ATP-binding protein: MLKVKGITVHYDKAKAVEAASLEMAEGDLISIIGSNGAGKSTILRALSGLKSLTSGEIWFRDKRIDRMAIHEIVKHGLVQVPEGRRLFAHLSVLANLKLGAVLRRESAGIKKDMEEIFGYFPRLKERLYQKAGTLSGGEQQMLAIGRGLMAKPKLLLLDEPSLGLAPLVVAELGSVIERINQSGISVILVEQNVPLALRLARRGYVLQVGKVVLEGDCEVLKGSEHIQKAYLGS; the protein is encoded by the coding sequence CTGCTTAAGGTAAAAGGGATTACCGTCCATTATGACAAAGCCAAGGCCGTTGAAGCGGCCTCCCTGGAGATGGCTGAAGGGGATTTAATTTCCATCATCGGCAGTAACGGGGCCGGGAAGAGCACTATTTTGCGGGCCTTATCCGGGTTGAAATCGCTTACCTCCGGTGAAATCTGGTTCCGGGACAAACGGATCGACCGGATGGCTATTCACGAAATCGTAAAGCACGGCCTGGTCCAGGTTCCCGAAGGCCGGAGACTTTTTGCCCATCTGAGTGTCCTGGCCAATCTTAAGCTGGGAGCGGTTTTACGCCGGGAGTCGGCCGGCATAAAAAAAGATATGGAAGAAATATTTGGATATTTCCCCCGGTTAAAGGAAAGACTGTATCAAAAAGCCGGGACCTTGAGCGGCGGCGAACAACAGATGCTGGCCATCGGGCGGGGATTGATGGCCAAACCCAAACTGCTGTTATTGGATGAGCCTTCACTGGGATTAGCCCCTCTGGTGGTTGCTGAGCTGGGTTCGGTAATCGAACGCATTAATCAAAGCGGCATCAGCGTTATTCTGGTGGAACAGAATGTCCCCCTGGCCCTCCGTCTAGCCCGAAGAGGCTATGTATTACAGGTCGGCAAAGTCGTCCTGGAGGGAGATTGTGAAGTACTTAAAGGGAGTGAACACATCCAGAAAGCCTATTTGGGCAGTTAA
- a CDS encoding branched-chain amino acid ABC transporter permease — MSKSKIRSGKNPVKTFFGLGTLIVLLLAPLFLNNYRLHLANLVLIYVLLTSSLRTIYISGQLSLGHAAFMGIGAYTSAILAKHAGWTPWATIPIGGLSAMVAGILIGFPFSRLRAIYFSMASLFFGIMITALTGVIPDLTGYLGGMPGIPRLFGFSKIPYYYFFLVLTLLCLLVIYRIEHSRIGMTLMGVAQSYLAASSRGINEAGARIQALGIGCFFAGLAGAVYAHYNTFIAPSNFSMLPSIFLVVYLLAGGTGSFAGPIVGAFILYLVPYVMGGLKGYTPFFLAGLLAVVIFLIPKGIVSLPEQISSWIKNKRQQKVPDHAS, encoded by the coding sequence TTGTCTAAGAGTAAAATCCGCTCAGGGAAAAATCCCGTCAAGACTTTCTTCGGCCTGGGGACATTAATAGTCCTTTTACTGGCCCCCCTGTTTCTGAACAACTATCGGCTGCATCTGGCCAATCTCGTGTTGATCTATGTCCTGCTCACCAGCAGTCTGCGGACCATCTATATCTCGGGACAATTATCCCTCGGCCATGCCGCGTTCATGGGTATTGGGGCTTATACCTCGGCTATATTGGCCAAACACGCCGGCTGGACCCCCTGGGCAACCATACCGATCGGTGGTCTGTCGGCCATGGTAGCCGGCATTCTGATCGGTTTTCCTTTCTCAAGGTTAAGGGCCATCTATTTTTCCATGGCCAGTCTTTTTTTTGGGATTATGATAACCGCCCTTACCGGGGTTATCCCCGATCTCACCGGCTATCTTGGCGGAATGCCGGGGATTCCCCGCCTCTTTGGATTCTCCAAAATCCCTTATTACTATTTCTTTCTGGTTCTGACCCTGCTTTGCCTTCTTGTGATTTACCGGATTGAACACTCCCGAATCGGTATGACCCTTATGGGCGTCGCCCAATCTTACCTGGCAGCCTCGAGCCGGGGCATAAACGAGGCCGGAGCCAGGATACAAGCCCTGGGTATAGGCTGTTTTTTCGCCGGTCTGGCCGGTGCCGTCTATGCCCATTACAACACCTTTATCGCCCCGTCCAACTTTTCCATGCTGCCGAGTATCTTTTTAGTCGTTTATCTCTTGGCCGGCGGGACAGGCAGCTTCGCCGGACCTATTGTCGGGGCTTTCATTCTCTATCTTGTCCCCTACGTTATGGGGGGGCTCAAAGGATACACCCCCTTTTTTTTGGCCGGTCTGCTCGCTGTGGTTATCTTTTTAATACCGAAGGGCATCGTCAGTTTGCCGGAACAGATTTCTTCTTGGATTAAAAACAAACGCCAGCAGAAGGTGCCCGACCATGCTTCTTAA
- a CDS encoding ABC transporter ATP-binding protein — MLLKIQGLTKIFGGLVAVHQVDMAIEEGQIVGLIGPNGAGKSTMINLISGFLRPSGGSILFDGKDITGKKPHLVARMGIGRTFQITPFFGEFTTLKNIVASFYLSADTSLWGSILNTRAYRRKEENILNQAEENLQLVGLSGVRDELAKNLSHGYQKVLDLAAALAVKPKLLLLDEPIGGMDPDEISLALKVINKIRAQGTTILLVEHNVAVVMSLCDRIIVVNYGEKIAEGSPEEVRRNKEVIRAYFGGEYAA; from the coding sequence ATGCTTCTTAAAATCCAGGGATTGACCAAGATATTTGGCGGACTGGTAGCTGTTCACCAGGTTGATATGGCGATCGAAGAGGGGCAGATCGTTGGCTTGATCGGTCCCAATGGGGCCGGAAAATCGACCATGATCAATTTGATCAGCGGTTTTCTCAGGCCCAGCGGTGGAAGTATTCTTTTTGACGGAAAGGATATAACCGGGAAGAAACCCCATCTGGTGGCCAGAATGGGAATAGGGCGCACCTTTCAGATCACCCCTTTCTTCGGCGAATTTACCACCCTTAAAAACATCGTGGCTTCCTTTTATCTGTCGGCCGACACCAGTTTATGGGGGTCCATATTGAACACGCGAGCCTATCGCCGGAAAGAAGAAAACATTTTAAACCAGGCCGAAGAAAATTTGCAGCTTGTCGGGTTAAGCGGAGTCCGGGATGAGCTCGCCAAGAACCTTTCCCATGGATACCAAAAAGTACTCGATCTGGCCGCCGCCCTGGCGGTTAAACCTAAATTACTGTTGCTGGATGAGCCCATCGGCGGGATGGACCCGGATGAAATCAGCCTGGCCCTGAAAGTGATTAATAAGATCCGCGCCCAGGGGACGACGATCCTTCTGGTGGAACATAATGTAGCCGTTGTGATGAGTCTCTGCGACCGGATTATCGTGGTCAATTACGGGGAGAAGATTGCCGAAGGCTCACCGGAAGAGGTGAGGAGAAATAAAGAGGTCATTCGCGCCTACTTTGGTGGTGAATATGCTGCTTAA
- a CDS encoding GntR family transcriptional regulator: MPLKKKDIFEELKLAIMQGIFKPRERLMERSLAAQFNTSRTPIREALRKLESLGFLRLIPNQGATVNDFSLEDIEALYQVRIPNEKLAAKLSCARISREEIKKLSAINQQFILAVQANDFLSMIAKDQEFHLTLIGLCGNPFLVKIAEDLRLRSYQFTFYFWKEKKYSQNSALMHKKILKALRNHDMGQIESLIESHLTRSKDRYLKYLSQIQGT, encoded by the coding sequence ATGCCCTTAAAGAAAAAAGATATCTTCGAAGAACTGAAACTGGCGATTATGCAGGGGATATTCAAGCCCAGGGAGCGTCTCATGGAGCGTTCCCTGGCGGCCCAGTTTAATACCAGCCGGACCCCGATCCGCGAAGCCTTGCGCAAGCTGGAAAGCCTGGGATTTTTGCGCCTCATCCCCAATCAGGGGGCCACCGTGAACGATTTCTCTCTGGAAGACATCGAAGCCCTCTATCAGGTACGCATCCCGAACGAGAAACTGGCCGCCAAGCTAAGCTGCGCCCGGATCAGCCGGGAGGAAATTAAAAAGTTAAGCGCTATCAATCAGCAGTTTATTCTGGCGGTGCAGGCCAATGATTTTCTTTCCATGATCGCCAAAGACCAGGAATTCCATCTCACCCTCATCGGCCTCTGCGGAAACCCTTTTTTGGTGAAAATAGCCGAAGACCTGCGGCTCCGGTCCTATCAATTCACCTTCTATTTCTGGAAAGAAAAAAAATACTCCCAGAATTCCGCCCTGATGCACAAAAAAATCCTAAAAGCTCTTCGTAACCATGATATGGGGCAAATAGAAAGCCTGATAGAATCCCACTTAACCCGTTCAAAGGACCGCTATCTGAAATACCTCTCACAGATTCAAGGGACTTGA